A genomic stretch from Vanrija pseudolonga chromosome 6, complete sequence includes:
- the Rrs1 gene encoding Ribosome biogenesis regulatory gives MDVSQQLAEYEASKTIDTLARATPVELDTGLLAAYDTVPVDADEYKALDPHLLALTLTSTQALVAGLFNLPTIKSENGPIAQLPEPVFVLPREKPLPKPKPLTKWERFANEKGISHSKKDKKVWDEERQEWVNRWGFGGKNRDGEGQWLHELKAGDDGSVDPRATARAERKARVAKNERQHARNVAEAAAGGPSPLSALNRKPQSADASQSEKKTARSVRKAELERSMLVSKTSTASLGRFDNKIEGEPRAKGIKRKFESTVGDFKAEKDSAMTLLGKIGVAEGKKAPKKGGSGVAGGVNVRKAIRHEERAVQRANSMQNRGGRGGGRGGGRGGRGGRK, from the exons atgGACGTCTCGCAGCAGCTGGCAGAGTACGAGGCATCAAA AACGATCGACAcgcttgcgcgcgcgacgccggtcgagctcgacacgggcctgctcgccgcgtaCGACACGGTGCCGGTCGACGCAGACGAGTacaaggcgctcgacccGCACCTGCTCGCGTTGACGCTCACGTCGACTcaggcgctcgtcgccggcctgtTCAACCTGCCGACCATCAAGTCGGAGAACGGACCGATCGCTCAGCTCCCCGAGCCAGTGTTTGTGCTCCCCCGCGAGAAGCCGCtccccaagcccaagccgcTCACCAAGTGGGAGCGCTTCGCCAACGAGAAGGGCATCTCGCACtccaagaaggacaagaaggtctgggacgaggagcgccagGAGTGGGTCAACCGCTGGGGCTTTGGCGGCAAGAACAGGGATGGCGAGGGCCAGTGGCTGCATGAGTTGAAGGCGGGCGATG ACGGATCCGTCGACCCCCGCGCTACTGCccgtgccgagcgcaaggcccGCGTGGCCAAGAACGAGCGGCAACACGCGCgcaacgtcgccgaggcggctgccggcggccCCTCGCCCCTGTCGGCACTCAACCGCAAGCCGCAgtcggccgacgcgtcgcagtcggagaagaagacggcgcgcagcgtgcgcaaggccgagctcgagcgcagcATGCTGGTCAGCAAGACCTCCACGGCGTCGCTCGGCCGCTTCGACAACAAGATTgagggcgagccgcgcgccaaGGGCATCAAGCGCAAGTTTGAGTCGACGGTGGGCGActtcaaggccgagaaggacagCGCCATGACGCTGCTCGGCAAGATTGGCGTCGCggagggcaagaaggcgcccaagaagggcggctcgggcgtggcgggcggcgtcaACGTGCGCAAGGCTATCCGccacgaggagcgcgccgtgcaGCGCGCCAACTCGATGCAGAACcgcggtgggcggggcggtggccgcggtggtggccgcggtgGACGTGGCGGCAGAAAGTAG
- the corA gene encoding Cobalt/magnesium transport protein CorA, which yields MSWPVTATPHIRERQIYLQSRAGKELVYLRKPRSRVYFAAYLGLLGVSVGGSVFQLIQYARVNGFRRQSLAVAAARRFTLYNVDTAPTSAPPHSPDRVHFRRPFTGATALPPISDAPSPGTFTPLGTPHARRAPPPPVRRRSSGALPRYKWLSGGKNTGDEPGVDVVDYSSNPEAEDTNVRVDFPGTRLASWLDSSAGQRPAVDGKPVGVRWIHVSGQNWEVMKTLALKFQLHPLAVEDALRSYRSPRSKIDFYKHHLYLQILVHHIHRPDLETLAKATQGAEDGERVTPPAGALEEAGHAPNGASWWPWQRSGQIRLPEGVENVFEPSFPEPLSLYKKNGIELPSRRDFIDPLSASYMIPVRKGIISVFMMHDGTLISLSAYEIHEALEPIYERLEDEHSILRRSGDASMLAHAILDITVDLAIEIMQTFEVKILKTEAGVLVHAELELVRRLHIIQAQLSRFRRQLTSLLHVCYVIRDQDAERTAAAGAFTLPRGAQACRTRLDGPPPSRHHPPSPGHSPVPSVHSPLVPQISLEAAVVAAAADDKEEKATGYFSPMARMYMNDVIDHLEMVVSSADQFVATCDHLTDYVFNVLSFNTNNSMERLSIVTVVFLPLTFIASYFGMNFIDFEALNNNVNYFWKVAGPCTVLFFIVFSYSYIVTGAQTLHRRVDRWKREKAATHAAEEAKKHLEGEA from the exons ATGTCCTGGCCCGTGACCG CTACCCCTCACATCCGTGAGCGCCAGATCTACCTCCAG AGCCGTGCCGGCAAGGAGCTCGTCTACCTCCGCAAGCCCCGCTCGAGGGTCTACTTCG CTGCctacctcggcctcctcggcgtctcgGTTGGCGGCTCCGTTTTCCAGCTCATCCAGTACGCCCGCGTCA ACGGCTTCCGGCGCCAGTCGCTCGCCGTGGCCGCAGCGCGCAGGTTCACGCTGTACAACGTCGATACggcaccgacctcggcacccCCGCACAGCCCAGACCGCGTGCACTTCCGCCGGCCATTcacgggcgcgacggcgctccCGCCGATCTCGGACGCGCCGTCCCCGGGCACATTCACGcccctcggcacgccgcacgcgcgccgcgcgcctcctccgcctgtccgacggcgctcgtcggGTGCCCTGCCCCGGTACAAGTGGCTCTCGGGGGGTAAGAATactggcgacgagccgggcGTGGAT GTCGTCGACTACTCGTCcaaccccgaggccgaggacaccAACGTCCGCGTCGACTTTCCCGgcacgcgcctcgcctcaTGGCTGGACAGCAGTGCCGGCCAGCGACCCGCAGTGGACGGCAAGCCGGTCGGCGTGCGATGGA TCCACGTCTCGGGGCAGAACTGGGAGGTGATGAAGACCCTTGCATTGAAGTTTCA GCTGCACCCCCTCGCGGTGGAGGACGCGCTCCGGTCCTACCGCTCCCCGCGGTCCAAGATCGACTTCTACAAGCACCACCTGTACCTCCAAATCCTCGTGCACCACATCCACCGgcccgacctcgagacgctAGCCAAGGCGACCCAAggggccgaggacggcgagcgcgtgacCCCGCCCGCAGGCGCGCTCGAAGAGGCAGGGCACGCGCCCAACGGGGCGTCCTGGTGGCCGTGGCAGCGCAGCGGGCAGATCCGCCTCCCAGAGGGCGTGGAGAACGTGTTTGAGCCTAGCTTTCCCGAGCCGCTCAGCCTGTACAAGAag AACGGCATCGAGCtcccgtcgcgccgcgacTTTATCGACCCGCTCTCCGCGTCCTATATGATCCCTGTGCGCAAAGGCATCATCAGCGTGTTCATGATGCATGACG GCACGCTCATCTCGCTCTCCGCGTACGAGATCCACGAGGCGCTGGAACCCATCTATGAGCGGTTAGAGGACGAGCACTCTATCCTCCGCCGGTCAGGCGACGCGAGCATGCTCGCGCATGCCATATTGGATATAA ccgtcgacctcgccatAGAGATCATGCAGACGTTCGAGGTCAAGATACTCAAGACGGAGGCAGGCGTGCTCGTACACGCAGAA ctcgagctcgtccgcagGTTACACATCATCCAGGCGCAGCTGAGCCGGTTCAGACGGCAGCTCACGTCGCTCCTGCACGTATGCTACGTGATCCGCGACCAAGACGCAGAGCGCACAGCGGCCGCAGGCGCGTTCACGTTgccccgcggcgcgcaggcgtgCCGTACCCGCCTCGACGGGCCCCCTCCGAGCCGGCACCACCCCCCGTCGCCGGGCCactcgcccgtgccgagcGTGCACTCGCCGCTCGTGCCCCAGATCAGCCTGGAAGCGGCCGTTGTCGCGGCTGCCGCGGAtgacaaggaggagaaggcgacGGGGTACTTCTCGCCCATGGCCCGCATGTACATGAACGACGTGATCGACCATCTCGAG ATGGTCGTGTCCTCTGCCGACCAGTTTGTGGCGACGTGCGACCACTTGACAGACTATGTTTTC AACGTCCTCTCGTTCAACACCAACAACTCGATGGAGCGGCTGAGCATCGTCACTGTCGTGTTCCTGCCCTTGACATTCATCGCATCTTACTTTGGCATG AACTTTATCGACTTTGAAGCCCTCAACAACAATGTCAACTACTTTTGGAAGGTTGCCGGGCCTTGCACCGTCCTCTTCTTTATTGTC TTCTCCTACTCGTACATTGTCACTGGCGCCCAGACGCTCCATCGCCGCGTAGACAGGTGGAAGCGCGAAAAGGCAGCCACACATGCTGCCGAAGAAGCCAAGAAACACCTCGAGGGAGAGGCCTGA